A genomic segment from Lignipirellula cremea encodes:
- a CDS encoding PTS sugar transporter subunit IIA yields MSEKEDFDIDSLAAYLHLSPQQVMRMADRAKLPGRKVGGQWRFAQAEIHHWLEERIGASDEEELVEVEDVLQRDNPGMETSAMIELLPPEAIEIPLIARTHRSVISGMAEVAARTGLLWDPEKMAEAVRMRESLHPTALDSGVALLHPRRPLPNILAQTFVALGRTHQGIPFGGGALTDIFFLICSTSDVEHLRILARLSRLVAAPGFVEGLRNADDAAAAAAWLTEFESTLQ; encoded by the coding sequence ATGAGCGAAAAAGAAGATTTTGACATCGACAGTCTGGCAGCTTATCTCCACCTGAGCCCCCAGCAGGTCATGCGGATGGCGGACCGCGCCAAGCTGCCCGGCCGCAAGGTGGGCGGGCAATGGCGTTTCGCCCAGGCCGAGATCCACCACTGGCTAGAGGAGCGGATTGGCGCCTCTGATGAAGAAGAGCTGGTCGAAGTGGAGGACGTTCTGCAGCGCGATAACCCCGGCATGGAAACGTCGGCGATGATTGAGCTGCTGCCCCCCGAGGCGATCGAGATACCGCTGATCGCGCGGACGCATCGTTCGGTGATCTCCGGCATGGCCGAGGTGGCGGCGCGAACGGGCCTGCTGTGGGACCCGGAGAAGATGGCGGAAGCCGTTCGCATGCGTGAATCGTTGCACCCGACGGCGCTGGATTCGGGCGTGGCGCTCTTGCACCCGCGACGTCCGCTGCCGAACATCCTGGCGCAAACGTTCGTCGCGCTGGGCCGCACGCACCAGGGGATTCCGTTCGGCGGCGGCGCCTTGACCGACATCTTTTTTCTGATCTGCTCCACCAGCGATGTGGAGCATCTGCGGATTCTGGCTCGGCTCAGTCGGCTGGTCGCCGCGCCGGGTTTTGTCGAAGGACTGCGGAACGCCGATGACGCCGCGGCCGCCGCGGCGTGGCTGACCGAGTTTGAATCGACGCTGCAGTAG
- a CDS encoding PSD1 and planctomycete cytochrome C domain-containing protein has product MRTFLFALTLLIACGSSVQAEDQPPAPLPTDHQQRMALGLDLFKSEVRGVLVGRCLKCHGGESTEGEFDLTTRELLLRGGDTGPAILIGKAQQSRLVQMLSGKIEPQMPDDGAPLSATAQAAVARWIDLGAPYDRSLAPVADDPLAWTRRRIEPAQRKFWSFQPLAATTPPQGEGVDPDATEIDRYLQASLHAQQLAMNPPADRRTLIRRAYLDLIGWPPTPAEVDAFVADDDPAAFSQLLDRLLASPHYGERWARHWLDVSRFAESHGFEQDYDREFAFHFRDFVIRAFNQDMPFDQFAQWQIAGDELAPQEPLAMMATGFLGAGVFPTQITKNEVERTRYDALDDMAATTGVAFLGLTVGCARCHDHKFDPIPQADYYRFMATFTTAVRSNQKIDLDPAATAQEKAAFDQEHAPLLAALKAYEEEQLPARLAAWEQSEKATFQPDWLLATPVAFESTGGAELKLQADQSLLASGKNPDFDTYIVTIETSLEQIAGIRIEALADPSLPAGGPGRAKNGNIALSDLKATVTPLQGEGKPVALKLSNPKATFEQPRLEVAHTIDNNPKSAWAVDPQFGKDHAAVYQTTDSPVLPGGMRVTLTLHFANNKQHQIGRLRLSVAPRLPEPFVATTGGVSADILAALETPELTRTPAQRQTLLAWFAPQDPTWQKLQAAVQQHAARAPTGHTTTVMVVSEGVTPIRHHTQGADFFPETYFLHRGDTDQKATIAEQGFLQVLTDTEKTASDWQVSPPADVATSYRRTALAHWMTDTEAGAGQQLARVLVNRLWQHHFGRGIVATPNDFGYQGARPTHPELLDFLAARLIASGWRLKTLHKEMMLTAAWRQSSEFHATAAEQDPENALLWRFAPRRLEAEAIRDSQLQVGGLLDPTLYGPGTLDEDQKRRSIYFRIKRSKLIPSMQLFDSPEPLVSVGQRPATTIAPQALHFMNSDQARQCAIGLANRAQQASSGKQGADPDEVKPASGPPIEQAYRLALGRRPDAEELAAAVAFVEAQTASHEQAQQTNASQIALADFCQVLLSLNEFVYLE; this is encoded by the coding sequence ATGCGTACCTTCCTGTTTGCCTTGACGCTCCTGATTGCATGTGGATCCAGCGTCCAGGCTGAAGACCAGCCGCCGGCCCCGCTGCCGACCGATCACCAGCAGCGCATGGCGCTCGGTCTGGATCTGTTCAAGAGCGAAGTCCGCGGCGTGCTGGTGGGACGCTGCCTGAAATGCCACGGCGGAGAATCGACCGAAGGCGAGTTCGACCTGACCACTCGCGAACTGCTGCTCCGCGGAGGCGACACTGGCCCCGCGATCCTCATCGGCAAAGCCCAGCAAAGCCGCCTGGTGCAGATGCTCTCCGGCAAGATCGAACCGCAAATGCCCGACGACGGCGCTCCTTTGTCGGCTACCGCGCAAGCGGCCGTCGCCCGCTGGATCGACCTGGGGGCGCCCTACGATCGTTCGCTGGCTCCGGTCGCCGACGATCCGCTCGCCTGGACCCGCCGCCGGATCGAACCGGCGCAGCGCAAGTTCTGGTCGTTCCAGCCGCTCGCCGCCACGACGCCGCCCCAGGGCGAAGGCGTCGACCCGGACGCGACCGAAATCGATCGCTACCTGCAGGCGTCTCTCCATGCGCAGCAACTCGCCATGAATCCGCCGGCTGACCGCCGCACGTTGATCCGCCGGGCGTACCTGGATCTGATCGGCTGGCCGCCGACTCCCGCCGAGGTCGATGCGTTTGTCGCCGACGACGATCCGGCCGCGTTCTCCCAGCTTCTCGATCGCTTGCTGGCCAGTCCGCATTACGGCGAGCGCTGGGCCCGGCACTGGCTGGATGTTTCCCGCTTCGCCGAGAGTCATGGCTTTGAGCAGGACTACGATCGGGAGTTCGCCTTTCACTTCCGGGATTTCGTCATCCGCGCTTTCAACCAGGACATGCCGTTTGACCAGTTCGCGCAGTGGCAAATCGCGGGCGATGAACTGGCGCCGCAGGAACCTCTGGCGATGATGGCGACCGGCTTTCTCGGCGCCGGCGTGTTCCCCACGCAGATCACCAAAAACGAAGTCGAACGCACCCGCTACGACGCCCTCGACGACATGGCCGCCACCACCGGCGTGGCCTTTCTGGGGCTGACCGTTGGCTGCGCCCGCTGCCACGATCACAAGTTTGATCCGATTCCGCAGGCCGACTATTACCGCTTCATGGCGACCTTCACCACGGCCGTCCGCAGCAATCAAAAGATCGACCTGGACCCGGCCGCCACCGCACAGGAGAAAGCAGCCTTCGACCAGGAGCACGCCCCGCTGCTGGCCGCTCTCAAGGCTTACGAAGAAGAGCAACTGCCGGCCCGCCTGGCCGCCTGGGAGCAGTCCGAAAAGGCGACCTTCCAGCCCGACTGGTTGCTGGCGACGCCGGTCGCGTTTGAGTCCACCGGAGGCGCCGAATTAAAGCTGCAGGCCGACCAGTCGCTGCTGGCTTCAGGCAAGAACCCGGACTTTGACACGTACATCGTGACGATCGAAACTTCGCTCGAACAGATCGCCGGCATCAGGATCGAAGCGCTCGCCGATCCTTCCCTTCCCGCCGGCGGACCCGGCCGGGCCAAAAACGGCAACATCGCTCTCTCCGATCTGAAAGCAACCGTTACTCCCCTGCAGGGCGAAGGAAAACCGGTCGCGTTGAAGTTGTCCAACCCCAAGGCGACCTTCGAGCAGCCGAGGCTGGAAGTCGCCCATACGATCGACAATAACCCCAAGTCCGCCTGGGCTGTCGATCCGCAGTTTGGCAAAGACCATGCGGCCGTGTACCAGACGACCGACTCGCCCGTCCTGCCCGGCGGCATGCGGGTGACGTTGACTCTTCACTTTGCGAACAACAAGCAGCATCAGATCGGCCGGCTGCGTTTGTCGGTGGCGCCGCGTCTGCCGGAACCTTTCGTCGCGACCACCGGCGGCGTGAGCGCCGACATCCTCGCCGCCCTGGAAACGCCCGAACTGACCCGCACGCCCGCGCAGCGGCAAACGCTGCTGGCCTGGTTCGCGCCGCAGGACCCGACATGGCAAAAGCTGCAGGCCGCGGTGCAACAGCACGCGGCCCGCGCGCCGACCGGCCATACGACAACGGTCATGGTGGTGAGCGAGGGCGTCACGCCGATTCGCCATCACACCCAGGGAGCCGACTTTTTTCCGGAGACGTACTTCCTGCATCGCGGCGATACGGATCAAAAAGCAACCATCGCCGAACAAGGCTTCCTGCAGGTGCTGACCGACACAGAGAAAACGGCCAGCGACTGGCAGGTCTCGCCGCCCGCCGACGTCGCCACTTCGTACCGCCGCACGGCGCTGGCCCATTGGATGACCGATACGGAAGCCGGCGCCGGCCAGCAACTGGCCCGGGTGCTGGTCAACCGCTTGTGGCAACATCACTTTGGCCGGGGCATCGTCGCCACCCCCAACGACTTTGGCTACCAGGGCGCGCGGCCCACACATCCGGAACTGCTCGACTTTCTGGCGGCCCGGCTAATCGCCAGCGGCTGGCGTTTGAAAACACTGCATAAAGAGATGATGCTGACGGCGGCCTGGCGCCAATCGTCGGAGTTCCACGCGACGGCCGCGGAGCAGGATCCCGAGAACGCCCTGCTCTGGCGATTCGCCCCGCGACGCCTGGAAGCCGAAGCGATCCGCGATTCGCAGCTGCAGGTGGGCGGGCTGCTCGATCCGACCCTGTACGGTCCCGGCACGCTCGACGAAGACCAGAAACGCCGCAGCATCTATTTCCGGATCAAACGCAGCAAGCTGATTCCCAGCATGCAGCTGTTTGATTCGCCCGAGCCACTGGTCAGCGTCGGCCAGCGTCCGGCGACCACGATCGCGCCACAGGCGTTGCACTTTATGAACAGCGACCAGGCCCGGCAGTGCGCCATCGGCCTGGCGAACCGCGCCCAGCAGGCCAGCTCCGGGAAGCAAGGCGCCGATCCCGACGAAGTGAAACCCGCCAGCGGCCCGCCGATTGAACAGGCTTACCGCCTGGCGCTGGGCCGCCGGCCCGACGCCGAAGAACTCGCAGCGGCCGTCGCCTTTGTCGAAGCGCAAACGGCCTCCCACGAGCAAGCCCAACAAACGAACGCCAGCCAGATCGCACTGGCCGACTTCTGCCAGGTGCTCCTCAGCTTGAACGAGTTCGTCTATCTGGAGTAA
- a CDS encoding FeoB-associated Cys-rich membrane protein, with protein MVFDWQNCVVLLLVLAAGAYVGWRSFLTIFARKQSGCGGGCSSCPASKPTNEGFVSLDSLKPTVRAGDQSS; from the coding sequence GTGGTTTTTGATTGGCAAAATTGTGTAGTACTGCTGCTGGTCCTGGCGGCGGGGGCGTATGTCGGCTGGCGTTCCTTTCTGACAATTTTTGCGCGCAAGCAGTCCGGTTGCGGCGGCGGCTGTTCGTCCTGTCCGGCATCGAAGCCCACGAACGAGGGCTTCGTCTCTCTTGATAGTCTCAAGCCGACGGTTCGGGCGGGCGATCAATCGTCGTAA
- a CDS encoding DUF1501 domain-containing protein: MTNVLPNESLNRLLGRRELLARAGGGVGMLALAALLQDDGLATRVMAAEDRRRTPLAPRPPHFPAKAKNVIWLFMNGGPSHVDTWDYKPELARRDGQELEGFDPNTGFFTGQVGPVMKSPFNFSQHGESGAWVSEIFPHMAQHVDDMAFLHSCHTESNNHSPALFMINTGMTRMGFPCVGSWITYGLGSESQNLPAFVAMSDPLGRGLPKGYAQNWGAGFLPSVYQGAWLRPTGEPIANLNRPADLNDAQQRNQLDLLKRLNTHHLQQHGGERDLAARIESFELAYRMQIAAPEAIDISQETAATQDLYGVEEKTCGHFARQCLMARRLVERGVRCVQIYSGGMENERSWDGHKDIAANHRGFASETDQPIAALLTDLKQRGLLESTLVIWGGEFGRLPIVQKGGTGRDHNPHAFTCWLAGGGVKGGVHHGATDEIGHKAVENKVSVNDLHATILHLLGLDHTRLTFRLNGRDFRLTDVAGEVVRQILA; the protein is encoded by the coding sequence ATGACCAACGTGCTGCCGAATGAATCGCTGAACCGCTTGCTGGGTCGCCGTGAACTGCTGGCGCGGGCCGGCGGGGGAGTCGGCATGCTGGCGCTGGCCGCCTTGCTGCAGGACGACGGTCTGGCCACGCGTGTGATGGCCGCCGAGGATCGCCGGCGGACGCCGCTTGCGCCCCGTCCGCCGCACTTTCCCGCCAAGGCGAAGAACGTCATCTGGCTGTTCATGAACGGCGGTCCCAGCCATGTCGACACCTGGGACTACAAGCCCGAACTGGCCCGCCGCGACGGCCAGGAGCTGGAAGGCTTTGATCCCAATACGGGTTTCTTTACCGGCCAGGTGGGGCCCGTGATGAAGTCCCCTTTCAACTTTTCCCAGCACGGCGAAAGCGGCGCCTGGGTGTCGGAAATTTTTCCGCACATGGCGCAGCATGTCGACGACATGGCGTTCCTGCACAGCTGCCATACGGAATCCAATAACCATTCCCCTGCCCTGTTCATGATCAACACGGGTATGACGCGGATGGGCTTTCCCTGCGTCGGCTCCTGGATCACCTATGGACTAGGCAGCGAAAGCCAGAACCTGCCAGCCTTTGTCGCCATGAGCGATCCGCTGGGTCGTGGGCTGCCCAAAGGCTACGCCCAGAACTGGGGCGCCGGCTTTTTGCCCAGCGTCTATCAGGGAGCCTGGCTGCGACCGACAGGCGAACCGATCGCCAACCTGAACCGTCCGGCCGATCTGAACGACGCTCAGCAACGGAACCAGCTGGATCTGCTCAAAAGGCTGAACACCCACCACCTCCAGCAGCACGGCGGCGAACGCGATCTGGCGGCCCGGATCGAAAGTTTTGAGCTGGCGTACCGGATGCAGATCGCCGCGCCGGAAGCGATCGATATCAGCCAGGAAACGGCAGCGACCCAGGACCTGTACGGCGTGGAAGAAAAAACGTGCGGCCACTTCGCCCGGCAGTGCCTGATGGCCCGGCGGCTGGTCGAGCGGGGCGTCCGCTGTGTCCAGATCTACAGCGGCGGCATGGAGAACGAACGCAGCTGGGACGGCCATAAGGATATCGCGGCCAACCATCGCGGTTTCGCCAGCGAAACCGACCAGCCGATTGCGGCCCTGCTGACTGACCTGAAGCAGCGCGGCCTGCTGGAATCCACTCTGGTGATCTGGGGCGGCGAGTTCGGACGGTTGCCGATCGTACAGAAGGGCGGAACCGGTCGCGACCATAACCCGCATGCGTTTACCTGCTGGCTGGCTGGCGGCGGAGTCAAAGGCGGCGTTCACCACGGCGCGACCGACGAGATCGGCCATAAAGCCGTGGAAAATAAAGTCAGCGTGAACGACCTGCACGCCACGATCCTGCACCTGCTGGGGCTGGACCATACGCGTCTGACCTTTCGCCTGAACGGGCGAGACTTTCGCCTGACCGACGTCGCCGGCGAAGTGGTGCGACAAATTCTGGCCTGA
- a CDS encoding GGDEF domain-containing protein: protein MDFAGTVMNRLGDLTASVAANVDQHSTRMRAINDELAASKYANPEKVVDAVTHLIQCNEEMQKKLAVANARLSDQQRELESRTNEARTDALTKLNNRRAFDDEMNRCRDEFQRRARPSSVLMLDVDHFKKFNDTHGHQAGDEVLKMVGRTLKGAVTCEQVVCRYGGEEFAIIFPGYTAQEAALLADKARSAIAEQPLEFDGKTLRVAASGGLAEFLPQEDGAAVVKRADQALYEAKKNGRNCGFWNNGQQNIKLAAEPKEVPAPVKEPVAEEPTVPAIQNRDPVTGLSNREAFIDDLSRRLAEWRRGGTVMSVIELKVDNYDQLIEKQGAAVGKVLLRTATQFLNAAMREMDHIGRTDEDRFGVLLPTAKLGDACNVADRLRSAIARCKLPLGKGQLQFTVSLGVVESRREETAEQLMLRVKEASNYASQQGGNCTCHHVGEKLVKATIQEATASPR from the coding sequence ATGGATTTTGCCGGGACTGTGATGAATCGCCTGGGCGATTTGACGGCGTCGGTGGCTGCCAATGTGGACCAGCACAGTACGCGGATGCGGGCCATCAACGACGAACTGGCGGCCTCCAAATACGCCAATCCGGAAAAGGTTGTCGACGCAGTAACGCACCTGATCCAGTGCAACGAAGAGATGCAAAAGAAGCTGGCGGTCGCTAACGCCCGGCTTTCGGATCAGCAACGCGAACTGGAGAGCCGCACCAACGAAGCACGCACCGACGCGCTGACCAAATTGAACAATCGACGCGCCTTTGACGACGAAATGAACCGCTGCCGGGACGAATTCCAGCGCCGCGCCAGGCCGTCGTCCGTGTTGATGCTGGATGTGGATCACTTCAAAAAATTCAACGATACGCACGGTCATCAGGCCGGCGACGAAGTGCTGAAAATGGTTGGCCGCACTCTCAAGGGGGCCGTCACTTGCGAACAAGTCGTCTGCCGTTACGGCGGCGAAGAGTTTGCCATTATTTTCCCCGGCTATACAGCCCAGGAGGCGGCCCTGCTGGCCGACAAGGCCCGCAGCGCGATTGCCGAACAGCCGCTGGAGTTTGACGGCAAAACGCTCCGTGTCGCCGCCTCCGGCGGATTGGCTGAGTTCCTGCCCCAGGAAGACGGAGCCGCGGTCGTCAAGCGGGCTGACCAGGCTTTGTACGAAGCCAAGAAAAACGGTCGCAATTGCGGTTTCTGGAACAACGGCCAACAAAACATCAAACTGGCTGCAGAGCCGAAGGAAGTTCCCGCGCCGGTGAAAGAGCCCGTCGCGGAAGAGCCGACGGTTCCGGCCATCCAGAACCGCGACCCGGTGACGGGCCTTTCCAATCGTGAGGCTTTTATCGATGACCTGTCCCGCCGGCTGGCCGAGTGGCGCCGCGGAGGGACGGTGATGTCGGTGATCGAACTCAAAGTCGATAACTACGATCAACTGATCGAAAAACAGGGCGCCGCGGTCGGCAAGGTGCTGCTCCGCACAGCGACCCAGTTCCTGAACGCCGCCATGCGAGAGATGGATCATATTGGCCGCACCGACGAAGACCGTTTTGGCGTGTTGCTGCCGACGGCCAAACTGGGCGACGCCTGTAACGTGGCCGATCGGTTGCGGTCCGCCATCGCCCGCTGCAAACTGCCGCTGGGAAAAGGCCAGCTGCAGTTCACCGTCAGCCTGGGCGTGGTGGAATCCCGCCGGGAAGAAACGGCCGAACAGCTGATGCTTCGCGTCAAGGAAGCCTCGAACTACGCCAGCCAGCAGGGCGGCAACTGCACCTGCCACCATGTCGGCGAAAAACTCGTCAAAGCGACCATCCAGGAAGCGACCGCTAGCCCGCGCTGA
- a CDS encoding serine/threonine-protein kinase: protein MPIVSADRNLLFGVFALQLDFIDRDQLVHGMNAWVLDKSRSLGDLLVEKGQLHPEDCRALETLIDAHLRRHGGRTEDSLAALQDSSGEVAGLSQELLAIDDDELRSCAQAMAVLESSSPLAEQHTLSEQDLPPDALQVGVSTSTGERFLVLRPHAKGGLGQVLIARDRELAREVALKEIQDKFADDEGSRQQFLLEAEITGSLEHPGVVPVYGLGRYPNGRPYYAMRFIQGESLRSAADRFHSAEGWSARPGERRVELRKLLNHFIDVCNVIEYAFSRNVLHRDLKPDNIMLGKYGETLVVDWGLAARIGPTAPIRTSTRPVGTPAYMSPEQADMERDSLTIASDIYCLGATLYYLLTGSAPLTDRTWGEVLEKARQGKFRRPREVQPETPRSLEAICLKAMSLNPDDRYATPASLASDIEHWLADEPVAAFREPIWQSALRWGRRHRTLAATAAALLVTATAALGIGLVVVKQEQLRTEGQRQTAVAARQMADRNAAEARVAQELAEAEARRADRQSALALSALKTMVFDLQIKLKDVPAAHRVRRDLLHTAIDRLRQVAGNLETDAEANHSLVWAHLDLGDIFLKAGSVDEGDWTRQALELYERGNAIAAQLAEQRQDPQTLHDLALSLDKLGDVRLALGDAGAAETFYRRGLVINQQRKAASPGDVAAAQDLAVSHNNLGDVKLRLGDVSAARAEYAVSLEIARQLAQAEPGNPEARRNLSVSYDRLGAVNVELGSLPAARDAYLQSLEINRQRALGEPDNIKVRIDLAVAHHHVGDVNLQLDRGEQALESFRESLAICESLIAADPDNTEARRMLSVSHQRMGNALMQQGELELAKSHFEKCQQRNQATAEADPANTVAQRDLAVAHEKLGDVNLALRDAAAALAHYQQMFALAEKLAAADPADTQAQGDLAIAHSKMGDAYADQDQLESARQSHQAALQISQQLAAADPANLQTQADLAAARGRLGFLESRDFAFQAAAEHFAAGVALLESLENQNKLEDYPLFQEWLSEQREMARFCREADRVLADVAVAAEASPGEAGSLLSLRLAAMLRRGDAMEVARTAQALGELAERPPAEGSLAPVTLLLQAVQGSAAAAALLRGDHLLAELPEAGAKQHQAMVDQVVHWLSIAKDRGALSDAAVRVGLRQDPALQSLLELPAVAAFFPEK from the coding sequence ATGCCGATCGTTAGCGCAGACCGAAACCTGTTGTTTGGCGTGTTCGCCCTGCAGCTGGATTTTATCGATCGCGACCAGCTCGTGCACGGCATGAACGCCTGGGTGCTGGACAAGTCCCGGTCCCTGGGCGATCTGCTGGTGGAGAAGGGGCAGCTTCATCCGGAGGACTGCCGGGCGCTGGAGACGCTGATCGATGCCCATCTGAGGCGCCATGGCGGCCGCACTGAGGACAGCCTGGCGGCCCTGCAGGATTCCTCAGGAGAGGTTGCTGGCCTGTCGCAGGAACTGCTCGCCATCGACGACGACGAACTGCGCTCCTGCGCCCAGGCGATGGCCGTTCTGGAGAGTTCCAGCCCCCTGGCGGAACAACATACGCTTAGCGAACAGGACCTGCCGCCCGATGCGCTGCAGGTCGGCGTATCGACCTCGACAGGCGAACGGTTCCTGGTGCTGCGGCCGCACGCCAAAGGCGGGCTCGGCCAGGTGCTCATCGCACGCGATCGGGAACTGGCTCGCGAGGTCGCCCTGAAAGAGATCCAGGACAAATTCGCCGACGATGAAGGCAGCCGCCAGCAGTTCCTGCTGGAAGCGGAGATCACCGGTTCGCTCGAACACCCGGGCGTGGTGCCCGTGTATGGGCTTGGTCGCTACCCCAACGGTCGCCCTTATTACGCGATGCGTTTTATTCAGGGGGAAAGTTTGCGCAGCGCGGCGGACCGCTTTCATTCGGCCGAAGGCTGGTCCGCACGGCCAGGCGAACGACGTGTGGAATTGCGGAAGCTGCTCAACCACTTTATCGATGTTTGCAATGTGATTGAGTACGCCTTTAGCCGGAACGTGCTGCATCGGGATCTCAAGCCCGACAACATCATGCTGGGGAAATACGGTGAAACGCTGGTCGTCGACTGGGGGCTGGCGGCCCGGATTGGTCCCACCGCGCCGATCCGCACTTCCACCCGGCCCGTCGGCACGCCGGCTTATATGAGTCCCGAACAGGCCGACATGGAACGGGACTCGCTGACGATCGCCAGCGATATCTACTGTCTGGGCGCCACGCTCTATTACCTGCTGACCGGTTCTGCTCCGTTGACTGATCGCACCTGGGGCGAAGTGCTGGAAAAGGCCCGCCAGGGAAAGTTCCGTCGACCGCGGGAAGTGCAGCCGGAAACGCCCCGCTCGCTGGAGGCGATCTGCCTCAAGGCGATGTCGCTGAATCCAGACGACCGTTATGCAACGCCGGCGAGCCTGGCCAGCGATATCGAACACTGGCTGGCCGACGAGCCGGTCGCCGCGTTCCGCGAGCCGATCTGGCAATCGGCCTTGCGCTGGGGACGCCGGCATCGCACCCTGGCGGCGACAGCCGCTGCGCTGCTGGTCACCGCTACCGCGGCGCTAGGGATTGGCCTGGTGGTGGTGAAGCAGGAACAGCTGCGCACCGAAGGACAACGCCAAACGGCAGTCGCCGCCCGGCAGATGGCCGATCGTAACGCGGCCGAAGCTCGCGTGGCGCAGGAACTGGCTGAGGCCGAAGCCCGTCGCGCCGACCGGCAAAGCGCGCTCGCGCTGAGCGCTTTGAAGACGATGGTCTTTGATCTGCAGATCAAACTCAAAGACGTCCCTGCGGCCCATCGGGTCCGCCGGGATCTGCTGCATACGGCGATCGACCGCCTTCGCCAGGTCGCTGGCAACCTGGAAACCGACGCCGAAGCCAACCACAGCCTGGTCTGGGCCCATCTGGATCTGGGCGACATTTTCCTCAAAGCGGGCTCTGTCGACGAAGGGGACTGGACCCGCCAGGCGCTCGAACTGTACGAGCGCGGCAACGCCATTGCCGCACAGCTTGCCGAACAGCGCCAGGACCCGCAAACGCTCCACGATCTGGCTTTGTCGCTGGATAAGCTGGGCGACGTTCGCCTGGCGCTGGGCGATGCGGGCGCCGCCGAGACCTTCTACCGTCGCGGCCTGGTGATTAACCAGCAACGGAAAGCGGCCAGTCCCGGCGATGTCGCGGCCGCCCAGGATCTGGCCGTTTCGCACAATAACCTGGGCGATGTCAAACTACGACTGGGCGACGTGTCGGCCGCCCGGGCCGAGTACGCCGTGAGCCTGGAGATTGCCCGCCAGCTGGCCCAGGCAGAACCAGGCAACCCCGAGGCGCGTCGCAACCTGTCGGTTTCGTACGACCGCCTGGGCGCGGTCAATGTAGAACTGGGGTCCTTGCCGGCCGCCCGCGATGCGTACCTGCAGTCGCTGGAGATCAATCGCCAGCGGGCCCTGGGCGAACCCGACAATATCAAAGTGCGGATCGATCTGGCGGTGGCCCATCATCACGTGGGCGACGTCAACCTGCAGCTGGATCGTGGCGAACAGGCGCTGGAGTCTTTCCGTGAAAGCCTGGCGATTTGTGAATCGCTGATCGCGGCTGATCCCGACAACACCGAGGCCCGCCGCATGCTTTCCGTTTCTCACCAGCGGATGGGAAACGCGCTCATGCAGCAGGGGGAACTGGAACTGGCCAAATCCCATTTTGAAAAGTGCCAGCAGCGGAACCAGGCGACTGCCGAAGCAGACCCGGCCAACACGGTGGCGCAGCGCGACCTTGCTGTGGCCCATGAGAAACTGGGCGATGTCAACTTGGCGCTGCGCGACGCTGCGGCGGCTCTCGCCCATTACCAGCAGATGTTCGCCCTGGCCGAAAAGTTAGCGGCCGCCGATCCGGCCGATACCCAGGCGCAAGGCGACCTGGCCATCGCCCATAGTAAAATGGGCGACGCCTACGCCGACCAGGATCAGCTGGAGTCCGCCCGCCAGTCGCACCAGGCCGCTCTGCAGATCTCGCAGCAGTTGGCCGCAGCGGACCCGGCCAACCTGCAGACGCAGGCCGATCTGGCAGCCGCCCGCGGGCGGCTGGGTTTTCTGGAGTCGCGTGATTTTGCGTTCCAGGCCGCCGCTGAACATTTCGCCGCCGGCGTTGCCTTGCTGGAATCGCTGGAGAACCAGAACAAGCTCGAAGACTATCCGCTTTTTCAGGAGTGGCTGTCGGAACAACGCGAGATGGCCCGTTTCTGCCGCGAGGCCGATCGCGTGCTGGCCGATGTGGCCGTTGCCGCGGAGGCGTCGCCTGGGGAAGCGGGCTCCCTGTTGTCGCTGCGTCTGGCCGCCATGTTGCGCCGGGGCGATGCGATGGAAGTTGCACGCACGGCGCAGGCATTGGGCGAACTGGCCGAGCGTCCTCCGGCGGAGGGCTCCCTGGCGCCGGTCACGTTATTGCTGCAGGCCGTGCAAGGTTCCGCTGCCGCTGCCGCCCTGCTGCGCGGCGATCATCTTTTAGCGGAACTCCCGGAGGCTGGTGCGAAACAGCATCAGGCGATGGTCGACCAGGTGGTGCACTGGCTGTCGATCGCCAAAGACCGCGGCGCCTTGTCGGACGCGGCCGTGCGGGTCGGTCTGCGACAGGATCCGGCTCTGCAGTCGTTGCTGGAATTGCCAGCGGTGGCCGCGTTCTTTCCCGAAAAATAG